Proteins found in one Quercus robur chromosome 2, dhQueRobu3.1, whole genome shotgun sequence genomic segment:
- the LOC126715517 gene encoding 110 kDa U5 small nuclear ribonucleoprotein component CLO-like, with protein MDDSLYDEFGNYIGPEIESDRESDREDEDEDLTDRPTEEEASDGEDAAAASNGWITASNDVDMDNQIVLAEDKKYYPTAEEVYGEDVETLVMDEDEQPLEQPIVKPVRNIKFEVGVKDSSMYVPTPFLVGLMSNPTLVRNVALVGHLQHGKTVFMDMLIEQTHHMSTFDANSEKHLRYTDTRIDEQERRISIKAIPMSLVLEDSNSKSYLCNIMDTPGHVNFSDEMTAALRLADGAVLIVDAAEGVMVNTERAIRHAIQDRLPIVVVINKVDRLITELKLPPKDAYHKLRHTLEVINTNIAAAASNAGNVPVIDPAAGNVCFASGTAGWSFTLQSFAKLYVKLHGIPFDADKFASRLWGDMYYHPDARVFRKKPPAGGGERSFVQFVLEPLYKIYSQVIGEHKKSVEATLVELGVTLPNVAYKLNVRPLLRLACSSVFGNASGFTDMLVQHIPSPKASATRKVDHIYTGPKDSMIYKAMKNCDPEGPLMVNVTKLYPKSDCSVFDAFGRVYSGRIRTGQTVRVLGEGYSPDDEEDMTVKEVTKLWVYQARDRTPIAEAPAGSWVLIEGVDASIMKTATLCDEDVARYEDVYIFRPLQFNTLPVVKTATEPLNPSELPKMVEGLRKISKSYPLAITKVEESGEHTILGTGELYLDSIMKDLRELYSEVEVKVADPVVSFCETVVESSSMKCFAETPNKKNKITMIAEPLERGLAEDIENGAVSIDWNRKTIGEFFEKSYGWDVLASRSIWAFGPDKQGPNILLDDTLSGEVDKNLLNAVKDSIVQGFQWGAREGPLCDEPIRNVKFKIVDARIAPEPLHRGSGQIIPTARRVAYSAFLMATPRLMEPMYYVEIQTPIDCVSAIYTVLSRRRGHVTADVPQPGTPAYIVKAYLPVIESFGFETDLRYHTQGQAFGLSVFDHWAIVPGDPLDKSIVLRPLEPAPIQHLAREFMVKTRRRKGMSEDVSINKFFDEAMMVELAQQAADLHQQMI; from the exons atGGATGATAGTTTATATGACGAGTTCGGGAACTATATTGGACCTGAAATTGAGTCTGACAGAGAGAGTGACAGAGAGGATGAAGACGAAGATCTTACAGACAGGCCTACTGAAGAGGAGGCATCAGATGGTGAGGATGCAGCTGCTGCTTCAAATGGGTGGATAACGGCCTCCAATGATGTTGATATGGATAACCAGATTGTCCTTGCTGAGGACAAAAAGTACTACCCAACTGCCGAAGAGGTTTATGGTGAAGATGTTGAAACATTGGTGATGGATGAAGATGAGCAACCATTAGAGCAACCGATAGTCAAACCTGTTAGGAATATCAAGTTTGAGGTTGGGGTGAAGGATTCTTCAATGTATGTCCCAACCCCATTCCTTGTTGGTCTTATGTCGAATCCCACTCTGGTTCGAAATGTTGCCCTTGTTGGGCACCTTCAACATGGGAAAACTGTCTTCATGGATATGTTGATTGAGCAAACCCACCATATGTCCACATTTGATGCAAATAGTGAGAAGCACTTGAGGTACACGGATACAAGGATTGATGAACAAGAGAGAAGGATATCAATTAAGGCAATTCCAATGTCTCTTGTTCTTGAAGATAGCAATTCAAAATCATACCTCTGTAACATCATGGACACCCCTGGGCATGTTAATTTCTCTGATGAAATGACTGCTGCTCTCAGACTTGCCGATGGTGCTGTATTGATTGTGGATGCTGCTGAAGGAGTAATG GTAAATACAGAGAGGGCTATACGCCATGCAATCCAAGATCGCCTACCTATTGTAGTTGTAATCAATAAG GTTGACAGGCTGATAACAGAACTTAAGCTGCCCCCAAAGGATGCTTACCATAAGCTAAGGCATACTCTGGAAGTCATTAATACCAACATAGCTGCTGCCGCTTCTAACGCTGGGAATGTCCCAGTTATAGATCCAGCTGCTGGAAATGTTTGTTTTGCAAGTGGTACAGCAGGATGGTCCTTCACTTTGCAATCATTTGCTAAACTATATGTCAAACTCCATGGGATCCCATTTGATGCTGATAAGTTTGCGTCTCGGCTTTGGGGAGATATGTATTATCATCCGGATGCCAGGGTTTTTAGGAAGAAACCTCCTGCTGGTGGAGGGGAAAGATCATTTGTCCAATTTGTGCTTGAACccctttacaaaatatatagcCAAGTGATTGGTGAACATAAAAAGAGTGTGGAAGCTACTCTTGTCGAACTTGGTGTGACTCTTCCCAATGTGGCTTATAAATTGAATGTCAGGCCTTTACTGAGACTGGCTTGTAGCTCAGTTTTTGGTAATGCCTCAGGCTTCACTGATATGCTAGTTCAGCATATACCTTCCCCCAAAGCTTCTGCAACAAGGAAGGTCGATCATATATATACAGGACCAAAAGACTCTATGATCTACAAGGCCATGAAGAATTGCGATCCTGAAGGCCCCTTAATGGTCAATGTGACCAAGCTGTATCCCAAGTCAGACTGTAGTGTCTTTGATGCTTTTGGTAGGGTTTATAGTGGCAGGATAAGGACAGGGCAGACAGTACGAGTATTAGGAGAGGGATATTCCCCAGATGACGAGGAGGACATGACAGTAAAAGAAGTAACAAAATTATGGGTTTATCAAGCTCGAGATAGGACACCCATAGCTGAGGCTCCTGCTGGTTCTTGGGTTCTCATTGAAGGTGTGGATGCTTCCATAATGAAAACTGCAACGCTTTGTGATGAGGATGTTGCACGTTATGAGGATGTCTACATATTCCGGCCTCTCCAGTTCAACACTCTTCCAGTGGTGAAAACAGCTACTGAGCCTTTGAATCCAAGTGAGTTGCCTAAAATGGTGGAGGGTCTTAGGAAGATCAGCAAGAGCTATCCTCTAGCCATTACCAAAGTTGAGGAGTCTGGTGAGCACACTATTTTAGGTACAGGAGAGCTGTACTTGGATTCAATCATGAAGGACCTTAGGGAGCTCTATTCTGAAGTAGAAGTCAAG GTAGCAGATCCTGTCGTTTCATTCTGTGAAACTGTAGTGGAATCTTCATCAATGAAATGTTTTGCTGAAAcaccaaacaaaaagaacaaaataaccaTG ATTGCAGAGCCTTTGGAGAGAGGACTTGCAGAGGACATTGAGAATGGTGCTGTAAGCATTGATTGGAATCGGAAGACAATTGGTGAATTCTTTGAGAAGAGTTATGGATGGGATGTGCTTGCATCACGGTCCATATGGGCATTTGGCCCTGATAAGCag GGGCCTAACATCCTACTAGATGACACACTCTCGGGTGAAGTTGACAAGAACTTGCTGAATGCTGTCAAGGATTCCATTGTTCAGGG ATTTCAATGGGGTGCTCGAGAAGGACCCCTCTGCGATGAACCCATCAGGAACGTCAAGTTCAAAATAGTTGATGCAAGGATTGCACCTGAGCCACTGCATCGGGGATCTGGTCAAATCATTCCCACAGCTCGGCGGGTGGCCTATTCAGCTTTCCTTATGGCAACTCCAAGGCTTATGGAACCAATGTATTATGTGGAG ATACAAACCCCAATCGATTGTGTCTCTGCAATCTATACAGTCTTATCTCGCAGGCGTGGACATGTAACGGCTGATGTTCCCCAACCAGGGACCCCTGCTTATATTGTTAAG GCATATTTACCTGTCATCGAATCATTTGGTTTTGAGACAGACTTGAGATACCATACTCAAGGACAAGCATTTGGCCTCTCGGTGTTTGATCATTGGGCTATTGTTCCTGGGGACCCTCTTGACAAGAGTATTGTTCTACGACCACTTGAACCTGCACCAATTCAGCACCTTGCTCGTGAATTTATGGTGAAGACAAGGCGTAGAAAG GGAATGAGTGAGGATGTGAGCATTAACAAGTTCTTTGATGAGGCCATGATGGTTGAGCTGGCTCAGCAAGCAGCTGATCTTCATCAACAAATGATATGA
- the LOC126715518 gene encoding E3 ubiquitin ligase BIG BROTHER-related-like: MGSSNSRLESRPSRPPRVNGTNRSNVFSLICGGSSSRATHQLEDRPVEFLVDSAEHSNQLINEVQNITEETTLSTGTGRFSCSNTEIGASSESSILASEDTSVEHGSVYIETNNRGKCFSESKELVPPHQVSAGHGHDESYRDSGTTASTSLKEQQSSDPVSVNVSTNKDAVNGIDDSVDRRVPQICPKVHPSSSSSQEIGDSSSRRVSVENHIGEVTASDSDSVPHESNLPATFRSLGDGSLPEAIPSGLGFLVSNRDRSWADGSVLQVDVVTISSNIISSSNADEGNREVRRNSRRLFWDAFSRRSSRRNSDSPTILLSTDDTDDLGSHDRWLLDLSGDFFDDGVGSDRGYLGSRIHRLNEQRRHSRSEIWERLRGSLDDNGRRNTTCPSGLHQDGRCSCESLSMNEESSTRASISRIVMLAEALFEVLDEIHRQPVSLSLSMVSLPAPESVVNSFPLKSHKKVETAEGSEAEQCYICLAEYEEGDKIRVLPCHHEYHMSCVDKWLKEIHGVCPLCRGDVREGLTESSVSNSEIPSL, translated from the exons atgGGTTCCAGCAATAGTCGACTGGAGTCACGCCCTTCTCGGCCCCCACGAGTCAACGGCACCAATCGCTCTAACGTCTTCTCTCTCATCTGTGGTGGCTCCTCTTCTCGCGCTACCCATCAG TTGGAAGATCGTCCAGTTGAATTTCTGGTGGATTCTGCAGAACATTCTAATCAACTCATCAATGAAGTTCAGAACATCACAGAGGAAACCACTCTAAGTACTGGTACTGGAAGGTTCTCATGCTCAAATACTGAAATTGGTGCCTCATCTGAAAGCAGTATTTTGGCTAGTGAGGATACTTCAGTTGAACATGGTTCAGTATACATTGAAACTAATAATCGAGGGAAGTGCTTTTCTGAAAGTAAGGAGCTAGTTCCTCCTCATCAGGTAAGTGCTGGTCATGGTCATGATGAGTCTTATAGGGATAGTGGTACTACAGCTAGTACTTCGTTAAAAGAACAACAATCTTCAGACCCAGTCTCTGTTAATGTTTCCACTAACAAGGATGCAGTCAATGGTATTGATGATTCAGTGGACAGGAGAGTACCTCAGATATGTCCCAAGGTTCATCCTAGCAGCTCATCTTCTCAAGAGATAGGAGATTCAAGTTCCCGTAGAGTGTCTGTTGAGAATCACATTGGTGAAGTAACTGCATCTGATTCTGATTCTGTTCCTCATGAGTCCAATTTACCAGCAACATTTCGGTCGTTGGGAGATGGATCTCTTCCGGAGGCAATACCTTCAGGTTTAGGATTCCTTGTTTCCAATAGGGACCGGAGCTGGGCAGATGGAAGTGTACTTCAGGTTGATGTGGTTACTATCTCTTCCAACATTATTTCAAGTAGCAATGCCGATGAAGGTAATCGGGAGGTCAGAAGGAACAGTAGAAGACTGTTTTGGGATGCTTTTTCAAGACGCAGTTCTAGAAGGAACAGTGATTCTCCCACCATTCTTTTGTCAACAGATGATACTGATGATTTAGGATCTCATGATAGATGGCTCCTTGATTTGAGTGGTGACTTTTTTGATGATGGTGTTGGAAGTGATCGTGGATATCTGGGCAGTAGAATTCACAGATTGAATGAACAACGACGGCATTCAAGATCTGAG ATCTGGGAAAGACTTCGTGGAAGCCTTGATGACAATGGCAGGCGAAATACCACTTGTCCATCAGGTCTTCACCAAGATGGTAGATGCTCATGTGAGTCACTCTCGATGAATGAAGAATCTAGTACTCGTGCAAGTATATCACGCATAGTCATGCTTGCTGAAGCTTTATTTGAG GTTTTGGATGAAATTCACCGTCAGCCTGTGTCACTTTCCCTATCTATGGTTTCACTTCCAGCCCCTGAATCAGTTGTTAACTCTTTTCCTCTCAAGAGTCACAAAAAGGTTGAGACAGCTGAGGGCAGTGAAGCAGAACA GTGTTACATTTGCCTGGCTGAGTATGAGGAAGGGGACAAAATCCGAGTTCTTCCTTGTCACCATGAGTATCATATGTCATGTGTTGATAAGTGGCTTAAAGAGATACACGG AGTATGTCCACTTTGTAGAGGAGATGTTCGTGAGGGTTTGACTGAATCTTCTGTTTCTAACTCAGAAATCCCTTCCCTTTGA